In the Podospora pseudocomata strain CBS 415.72m chromosome 5, whole genome shotgun sequence genome, one interval contains:
- a CDS encoding hypothetical protein (COG:C; EggNog:ENOG503PFTT; antiSMASH:Cluster_2), with amino-acid sequence MAQITSAHLQTHNTAKDLWVAVHGYVYDLTSFAADHPGGIDVLLECAGTDASEPYDYAGHGDDATTTMQKFRVGELAGYRHAKSKTNTGGGRPVAESASGKGSSSWIVKATSVLNSRMFLSCLIGGAALLGLKLLQRAPVEGVNGRSFSGVEPVYSFLGGLLVATVVCLVGAGYVYNEFNRTLKPEKDVFDYPALIPRRRDQKLETLST; translated from the exons ATGGCACAAATCACCAGCGCACACCTCCAGACGCACAACACAGCCAAAGACCTCTGGGTGGCAGTTCATGGATACG TCTACGACCTGACTTCATTCGCAGCCGACCACCCTGGCGGCATTGACGTCCTTCTCGAATGCGCCGGCACTGACGCAAGCGAGCCGTACGATTACGCTGGGCATGGAGATGATGCGACAACGACGATGCAAAAGTTTAGGGTTGGGGAGCTCGCTGGGTATCGCCATGCCAAGAGCAAGACAAACACGGGTGGGGGGAGGCCTGTTGCAGAGTCTGCTAGTGGTAaggggtcgtcgtcgtggatTGTGAAGGCCACATCGGTGCTCAATTCCAGGATGTTTTTGTCCTGTCTGATCGGCGGTGCTGCGTTGCTTGGGTTGAAATTACTTCAGCGAGCGCCTGTTGAAGGGGTAAATGGGCGATCGTTCAGTGGGGTGGAACCAGTGTATTCTTTCTTGGGGGGGTTGCTTGTCGCGACAGTGGTCtgtcttgttggtgctgggTATGTCTACAATGAGTTTAATCGGACGCTGAAGCCTGAGAAGGACGTGTTCGATTATCCAGCGCTCATTCCAAGGAGAAGAGAC
- a CDS encoding hypothetical protein (SMCOG1034:cytochrome P450; EggNog:ENOG503PAES; COG:Q; antiSMASH:Cluster_2): MQQQFHLGTLIQGHCHEVDMSTMETLDELKSELGRTFGFVDATSITFFSPTIGTLTSLEEVKSCDGPVELRGSQDSSVRIPPGPKTLPVVGNHYELYPDPLGNFDRLFSRYGPMIKTVNMGTTTYHTNDPEISRHILLEGEFFTKATSNPSHPLYYLSEQNALFTCDTASPAFAISHKFVPPALSPRAIAHHAPLIRAAARDIFPVLDELSTKDLAFNVYQYMFKMGGQVIWRVVAGQDLQHFKAVNTPPALPIRLFGQYLHLMKKVSLRPAWYGRLPFGDAARLRAVRDELWAEIARALRECASPDGETLSLSDPTASLKATCIADYLSLVRDDKGQGLPEEMLLANTVAVLGAGFTTSASLLSWSLYALVKYPGNQERLLQELVDHGADSEKDWTYDQLHAMKFLDSFIKETQRLHSPSFQTTRNAKKDLILPGGYFIPEGSVVTTCFPSLHKNPAHWDKPLKFDPDRWLEQGFAAQAARKGLYTPFAAGKRGCVGFNLALAEVKMVLAELVYNYKFEDASPEAVVYDPEFLVTRPLNFYASATRRTEWPSKRAE; this comes from the exons ATGCAGCAACAATTTCACCTCGGGACGCTCATTCAGGGGCACTGCCACGAGGTCGACATGTCCACGATGGAGACACTCGACGAACTCAAAAGTGAATTGGGGAGGACTTTTGGATTTGTCGATGCAACGT CGATCACTTTCTTTAGCCCCACAATAGGAACGCTGACTTCTCTTGAAGAAGTCAAGTCTTGTGATGGCCCGGTGGAGCTACGAGGCTCCCAAGATTCATCGGTCCGCATTCCGCCCGGACCAAAGACGCTTCCCGTCGTCGGTAACCACTATGAGCTGTATCCCGACCCCCTTGGAAATTTCGACAGACTCTTTTCACGATATGGGCCCATGATCAAGACTGTAAACATGGGAACAACAACTTACCACACCAATGACCCAGAAATATCACGACACATTTTGCTCGAGGGAGAATTCTTCACCAAAGcaacatccaacccctcgCACCCGTTGTACTACCTCAGCGAGCAGAATGCACTCTTCACCTGTGACACAGCATCTCCTGCCTTTGCCATCAGCCACAAATTTGTTCCACCTGCACTGTCACCCCGCGCCATAGCTCACCATGCACCACTCATCAGAGCAGCAGCGCGGGATATTTTCCCCGTCCTTGATGAGCTCTCCACCAAAGACCTTGCATTCAACGTCTATCAATACATGTTCAAAATGGGCGGCCAGGTTATTTGGCGTGTAGTAGCCGGGCAGGACCTGCAGCATTTCAAAGCGGTCAACACACCGCCGGCGTTACCAATCAGGCTGTTTGGGCAATATCTGCACCTCATGAAGAAAGTCTCGCTGCGCCCCGCTTGGTACGGACGACTGCCATTTGGGGATGCAGCCCGACTACGTGCAGTGCGCGATGAACTTTGGGCGGAGATTGCCAGAGCCCTGAGGGAATGTGCTTCACCTGACGGGGAGACGCTGTCGCTATCAGATCCGACTGCGTCGTTGAAAGCGACATGTATTGCTGATTATCTCAGCCTGGTTAGAGACGACAAGGGCCAGGGACTACCTGAGGAGATGCTTTTGGCCAACACTGTGGCGGTGCTGGGTGCTGGTTTCACTACCAGTGCCTCGCTACTGTCATGGAGTCTCTATGCGCTAGTAAAATATCCAGGCAATCAAGAGAGGCTCCTGCAAGAGCTTGTCGACCATGGGGCAGACAGCGAGAAGGACTGGACTTACGACCAGTTGCATGCCATGAAGTTTCTCGACTCCTTCATCAAAGAAACGCAACGGCTCCACAGTCCAAGTTTCCAGACAACGAGAAACGCAAAGAAGGATCTCATCTTGCCTGGTGGTTACTTCATCCCGGAGGGCTCCGTTGTCACGACGTGCTTTCCAAGCCTGCACAAGAATCCAGCTCACTGGGACAAACCATTGAAATTTGACCCAGACAGGTGGCTCGAGCAGGGGTTTGCTGCCCAGGCAGCTCGCAAGGGGCTTTACACACCCTTTGCTGCGGGCAAGAGAGGATGTGTGGGGTTTAATCTGGCACTGGCCGAGGTCAAGATGGTGTTGGCTGAATTGGTATACAACTACAAGTTTGAGGATGCGTCACCGGAAGCTGTTGTTTATGACCCAGAGTTTCTGGTTACTCGGCCACTCAACTTCTATGCGAGTGCCACGAGGAGGACGGAATGGCCATCAAAGAGAGCTGAGTAA